The following coding sequences lie in one Metallumcola ferriviriculae genomic window:
- a CDS encoding 2-oxoacid:ferredoxin oxidoreductase subunit beta: MVEAKEFIQSVKPNWCPGCGGFSVLNALTRSFSELDLEPHNIAAITGIGCSGRISGYLYSYGFHAIHGRALPVAQGVKLANNNLTVVAVGGDGDGLGIGLNHLMHAMRRNVDITYVIIDNHIYGLTKGQTSPTSPTGTVSKTTPGGSVEEVVPPLQLALSAGVGFLAQGYSGDPKQLARLIQAGIKYKGFSLIVALSTCVTYNKVNTMKWYRERLYNLEKDQGYSPDDRLKAINVVAEKNELVTGIVYQKEKQRYGKLLTRSGDAVPVHQDLTADKQLLDKLMTEFV, from the coding sequence ATGGTTGAAGCAAAGGAGTTTATTCAAAGTGTGAAGCCCAATTGGTGTCCGGGCTGCGGCGGTTTTTCGGTACTTAATGCCTTGACCCGCTCCTTTAGTGAGCTTGATTTAGAGCCCCATAATATAGCTGCCATAACTGGTATTGGCTGCTCAGGAAGGATATCCGGTTATCTTTATTCCTATGGGTTTCATGCAATTCATGGGCGTGCTTTGCCTGTGGCTCAAGGTGTCAAACTTGCAAATAATAATTTGACCGTAGTGGCCGTGGGCGGTGATGGCGACGGACTGGGTATCGGCTTAAATCATCTTATGCACGCAATGCGTCGCAATGTCGATATCACCTATGTGATTATTGATAATCACATTTATGGTCTCACCAAGGGCCAGACATCGCCAACTAGTCCTACTGGTACTGTCTCAAAGACAACTCCCGGTGGCAGCGTTGAAGAAGTTGTGCCGCCTTTGCAGCTGGCACTAAGTGCAGGAGTGGGTTTCTTAGCCCAAGGTTATTCCGGTGACCCCAAGCAGCTTGCACGATTGATTCAGGCAGGAATTAAGTATAAAGGTTTTTCGCTGATTGTAGCGCTTTCTACATGTGTTACTTATAATAAGGTGAATACAATGAAATGGTACCGGGAAAGACTGTATAATCTAGAAAAAGACCAAGGATATTCGCCTGATGACCGATTAAAAGCTATAAATGTAGTTGCAGAAAAAAATGAATTGGTTACTGGGATAGTTTATCAAAAAGAAAAACAAAGGTACGGCAAATTGCTGACGAGGAGTGGGGATGCTGTTCCCGTACATCAAGATTTAACTGCAGATAAACAACTCTTAGATAAACTGATGACTGAATTTGTGTGA
- a CDS encoding amidohydrolase family protein: MEIIDAHLHYSAVQVFQQAAEEKSEVDYSKIGLESIMSECKISAAVGMGLAEATPGLFPDVDTINPMGLDLADNPEKLYTCLGINPVRLKYDRGEQELSRLENAIEKSKVVGLKIYPGYFAFDANAKVYQPVYELAKAYNLPIIIHCGDTFCDKSFLKYAHPLSTNQAAIQHRKINFILAHFGNPWVTDAAMVISNNPNVFADLSGIVIGTAQDIQKALNNQPVINNLKTGLAYVDNYEKFLFGSDWPLVQLAPYIEYVKQLVPEKHYDKVFYKNALQLFTKIN; encoded by the coding sequence ATGGAGATAATTGACGCACACCTCCACTATTCTGCAGTCCAAGTATTCCAGCAAGCGGCAGAAGAAAAATCAGAAGTAGACTATTCAAAAATCGGACTGGAAAGTATAATGTCAGAATGTAAAATAAGCGCCGCAGTAGGAATGGGCCTAGCAGAAGCAACTCCCGGATTATTCCCTGATGTTGATACAATCAATCCTATGGGCCTGGATTTAGCAGATAACCCGGAAAAACTTTATACTTGTTTGGGAATAAACCCGGTACGCCTTAAGTATGACCGGGGTGAGCAGGAATTATCACGGTTGGAAAACGCCATAGAAAAAAGCAAAGTAGTGGGCCTAAAAATCTACCCGGGCTACTTCGCTTTTGATGCAAACGCTAAAGTCTACCAACCGGTCTATGAACTGGCCAAGGCATATAACCTGCCAATTATTATTCACTGCGGCGATACTTTTTGTGATAAAAGTTTTTTAAAGTACGCGCACCCGCTATCGACCAATCAAGCTGCCATACAACACCGAAAAATCAACTTTATTCTTGCCCATTTCGGCAATCCATGGGTTACTGACGCAGCTATGGTTATATCTAACAACCCCAATGTCTTCGCAGATTTATCAGGTATAGTAATCGGAACCGCCCAAGATATCCAAAAAGCCCTAAACAACCAACCGGTGATAAATAACCTCAAAACAGGTCTGGCCTATGTGGACAATTATGAAAAATTCTTGTTTGGCAGCGATTGGCCCCTAGTGCAGTTAGCGCCCTATATTGAATATGTGAAACAGCTAGTGCCGGAAAAACACTATGATAAGGTGTTTTATAAAAATGCCTTGCAATTATTCACCAAAATCAATTAA
- a CDS encoding RNA polymerase sigma factor, whose protein sequence is MKMMSHRDDEEIINQCLAGDKEVFSLLVDRYKKPMVMYIYGMVKNYEEANDLTQETFIKVYKNLWKYNSQHKFSSWLYQIAKNTALDFLRKSKEIPTEQSFLSEFESDRGNPEETAYRDETRSEIIKAMDALPSHLRAILALHHLNGLSYAEISKTLGLPNHTVKNRLFQARKKLKEKLVRMEVTG, encoded by the coding sequence ATGAAGATGATGTCACACAGGGATGATGAGGAAATAATCAATCAGTGCCTGGCCGGAGACAAAGAGGTTTTTTCGCTGCTGGTTGATCGATACAAAAAACCGATGGTGATGTACATCTACGGCATGGTAAAGAATTATGAAGAAGCAAATGACCTCACCCAAGAAACCTTTATTAAGGTTTATAAAAATCTCTGGAAGTACAATTCCCAGCATAAGTTTTCCTCGTGGTTATACCAGATAGCTAAAAATACGGCGTTGGATTTCCTCCGAAAAAGTAAAGAAATTCCAACTGAACAGAGTTTCTTGAGTGAATTTGAAAGTGACCGGGGTAACCCTGAGGAAACCGCGTATCGGGATGAAACAAGGTCGGAAATCATAAAAGCGATGGATGCCCTCCCATCTCACTTAAGGGCGATTTTGGCACTACATCACTTAAATGGTCTTTCTTACGCAGAAATTTCGAAGACCTTGGGTCTGCCAAACCATACAGTGAAGAACAGATTATTCCAGGCCAGAAAAAAACTAAAAGAAAAATTGGTAAGAATGGAGGTGACCGGATGA
- a CDS encoding zf-HC2 domain-containing protein, giving the protein MNRCDETIVIAYLDNELPTEEAAAFFRHIRNCKDCQVTLEQYKELYDELDEVSIRPREDLTADVMSHLPDVDFTSKIRQRHFMHLTGILLVLSATGYLYLPLMLQNVGPTLDAVKVYWELGTDVWVALQTFVNALFVVARHFAAGLGTLLESIAQPSLLVTVSLMVLLVQWLLIKYLAVNYDWGN; this is encoded by the coding sequence ATGAACCGGTGTGATGAAACTATAGTAATTGCATATTTGGATAACGAGCTGCCTACTGAAGAAGCTGCTGCATTTTTTCGGCATATCCGTAACTGCAAAGATTGTCAGGTAACACTTGAGCAGTATAAAGAGCTTTATGACGAACTGGATGAGGTTTCTATCCGGCCTAGAGAAGACCTGACAGCTGACGTAATGTCACACCTTCCGGATGTAGATTTTACAAGTAAAATTCGCCAGCGCCACTTTATGCATTTGACTGGTATCCTGTTGGTTTTATCAGCAACAGGGTACTTGTATCTACCACTGATGCTACAGAATGTTGGGCCAACATTGGATGCTGTTAAAGTCTACTGGGAGTTGGGCACGGATGTATGGGTTGCTCTGCAAACTTTTGTCAATGCTTTGTTTGTGGTGGCCCGTCATTTTGCTGCGGGTTTGGGTACTCTTTTAGAATCAATTGCCCAACCATCACTACTAGTAACGGTATCATTAATGGTGCTTTTGGTTCAGTGGTTATTGATCAAGTATTTGGCAGTTAATTATGATTGGGGGAACTAA
- a CDS encoding polymer-forming cytoskeletal protein has translation MMIKKMLLLMVVVAVMIVAVSGYAFAAPVGMAGQTVVDADNLSAIIGNAVVDVDDGNSIVKIMGNIHIPQERVVKGDVVAVMGNIDVDGRVDGDVVAVMGNIALNNVVNGDVVSVLGSITKGPNAQINGETIETNSPGTFNFVSQAGLSNLNIGLRGLRFDWSFKIFNAVILFALASLVLALMPNHIKTMAVELGTDPFRKLMIGLLALVLMPVLVLVTALSLIGLPLVPVIILVFIGTKFIGYVAVALFIGHRARQTASLNINIFLELLVGVLLLWLIKLVPFLGLLTSLIVTLFALGLTIDTKFGTQKPWFKRRDYKSIEPPREKEENVDDKEQKIE, from the coding sequence ATGATGATTAAAAAAATGTTATTGTTAATGGTTGTTGTCGCTGTGATGATTGTTGCCGTTAGCGGCTATGCTTTTGCCGCACCAGTGGGAATGGCGGGGCAAACAGTGGTAGATGCTGATAATTTATCTGCAATAATAGGAAATGCCGTGGTGGATGTGGATGATGGTAATAGTATCGTAAAGATAATGGGCAATATCCATATTCCCCAAGAGCGGGTGGTAAAAGGTGATGTGGTAGCGGTGATGGGGAACATCGATGTTGATGGCAGGGTGGATGGCGATGTAGTTGCCGTGATGGGCAATATTGCGCTCAATAATGTAGTTAATGGTGATGTGGTTTCGGTGCTGGGCAGCATCACCAAAGGACCTAATGCTCAAATTAATGGAGAGACGATTGAGACTAATAGTCCCGGCACATTCAATTTCGTATCCCAGGCGGGTCTTAGTAATCTTAACATAGGTCTGCGAGGCTTACGCTTTGACTGGAGCTTTAAGATATTTAATGCAGTTATTCTTTTCGCATTAGCTTCTTTAGTGCTGGCATTGATGCCTAACCATATTAAAACAATGGCGGTGGAACTGGGAACCGATCCTTTTAGAAAACTTATGATAGGGCTCTTGGCTCTGGTACTAATGCCAGTATTAGTACTTGTTACTGCATTATCACTTATCGGTTTGCCACTGGTTCCGGTGATAATCCTCGTATTTATTGGCACAAAATTTATTGGTTATGTTGCAGTGGCACTATTTATTGGCCACCGAGCCAGGCAGACCGCATCGTTAAACATAAACATATTTTTAGAACTTCTAGTTGGTGTGTTACTGCTTTGGCTGATAAAACTCGTACCATTCCTGGGCCTGCTTACATCATTAATTGTGACGTTATTTGCCCTTGGATTGACCATCGACACCAAGTTTGGTACCCAGAAGCCCTGGTTTAAGCGGCGGGATTACAAATCAATTGAGCCTCCTAGAGAGAAAGAGGAAAACGTTGATGATAAGGAACAAAAGATTGAATAA
- a CDS encoding two-component system sensor histidine kinase NtrB: MKRLSLAFRLVFYYMIFAAMWILVSDWLLASIFKDTVAITKLQNFKGVFYVLLTGGLLYLKLRREFGMRHEVENDLRRHRDQLEKLVAERTTKLAAANQRLVEEISKQKQIEEELRQSNGRYRQLVELSPDVIIVHSDEVIVFANKVAAEFFRIKSTTELMGKSIGEFLHPDYHQASKQRIRMVLSGLTAPLTEFKVFRADGNTVDVEVKSIPFVHQGKPAVQTVVRDITERKRLEEEVLRSSKLESIGFLAGGISHDFNNILTIILGNVSLAKGNLDEAAFMLDRLSEIEKAAVQAKDLTGGLLAFAKGDEPVKMRLAFGHLLKETISLALSGSNVKCKFDIADNLRLVEADPSQISQVINNVVINAVQAMSNGGNVYVSAENVTVWPRSITAREAGSYVRITFRDEGPGVSQDNLQKIFDPYFTTKEHGSGLGLAVTYSIVKKHGGHIIVDSSQGRGVAFHIYLPAVSSKEDCGGDCLKESHS, translated from the coding sequence ATGAAAAGGCTGTCTTTGGCCTTTAGATTAGTGTTTTATTACATGATTTTTGCAGCAATGTGGATTTTGGTGTCCGATTGGCTGCTGGCGTCCATCTTTAAGGATACGGTAGCTATTACCAAACTACAAAATTTCAAAGGTGTATTTTATGTATTACTTACCGGTGGGTTATTGTATTTGAAATTGCGCCGGGAATTTGGTATGCGTCATGAAGTGGAAAATGATCTGCGCCGACATCGTGACCAACTGGAGAAATTAGTAGCTGAGCGAACTACGAAGCTGGCGGCAGCAAATCAGCGGTTAGTGGAGGAAATAAGCAAACAAAAGCAAATCGAAGAGGAATTGAGACAAAGTAATGGACGTTATCGACAGCTGGTTGAATTATCACCCGATGTAATTATAGTTCATAGTGACGAAGTTATCGTTTTTGCCAATAAGGTGGCGGCGGAATTTTTCAGGATTAAATCAACAACTGAACTGATGGGCAAATCAATAGGAGAATTTTTACATCCCGATTATCATCAGGCGTCCAAACAGCGTATCCGGATGGTTCTGTCGGGCCTAACAGCTCCTCTGACAGAATTCAAGGTATTTCGTGCCGATGGAAACACTGTTGACGTGGAAGTGAAGTCAATTCCATTCGTACACCAGGGAAAACCTGCAGTACAAACTGTAGTTAGGGATATAACCGAACGTAAGCGATTAGAAGAAGAAGTTCTCCGGTCAAGCAAGTTAGAATCTATCGGATTCCTGGCCGGAGGGATTTCTCACGATTTTAATAACATTCTTACCATAATCTTAGGCAATGTTTCTTTAGCCAAAGGAAATTTGGACGAGGCTGCATTTATGTTAGATAGATTATCAGAAATTGAAAAGGCGGCTGTTCAGGCTAAGGATTTGACCGGCGGTCTGTTAGCGTTTGCCAAGGGTGACGAACCGGTAAAGATGAGACTGGCATTTGGGCACCTGTTAAAAGAAACGATCAGCCTTGCTTTAAGCGGTTCCAACGTAAAATGCAAGTTTGACATAGCTGACAACCTGCGGTTGGTTGAAGCAGATCCAAGTCAGATTAGTCAGGTGATAAATAATGTAGTTATTAATGCGGTTCAAGCTATGTCTAACGGGGGTAACGTTTATGTATCCGCTGAGAATGTCACTGTTTGGCCACGGAGTATTACTGCCAGAGAAGCAGGCAGCTATGTGCGCATTACCTTTAGGGATGAGGGGCCAGGTGTGTCCCAAGACAATTTGCAGAAGATATTTGACCCATATTTTACTACAAAAGAACACGGTAGTGGTTTGGGCTTAGCTGTGACCTATTCGATTGTAAAGAAACACGGGGGGCACATTATCGTGGACTCCAGCCAGGGAAGGGGAGTGGCATTTCATATTTATTTGCCTGCAGTTTCTTCTAAAGAGGATTGCGGGGGAGATTGTTTGAAGGAGAGCCACTCATAA
- a CDS encoding ZIP family metal transporter gives MIEYLTQFDNIILLGLLASLAAGLATGVGSIPIFFTKDIPKGLMDVLLGFAAGIMLAATSFSLIIPAIEAAGGGVKAAAIVLGGILLGGIFLDKVDAYFPDTNLLKGPGQNHDNMRRALMFTLAITVHNFPEGLAVGVGFGNGDIANGISLAVAIGLQNMPEGLAVALPLLREGLSSRKAFSIALATGLVEPIGGLLGVGLVQIANPILPWALAFAAGAMLFVISHEIIPETQKNSSSKAATHSLLLGFVIMMFLDNVLG, from the coding sequence GTGATAGAGTACCTTACGCAGTTTGATAACATCATACTGTTAGGACTACTGGCAAGCTTAGCGGCAGGTTTAGCAACAGGCGTTGGTTCCATTCCCATATTTTTTACTAAAGACATCCCTAAGGGGTTGATGGATGTATTGTTGGGTTTTGCTGCCGGGATAATGCTGGCAGCGACCTCATTTAGCTTAATTATTCCAGCTATTGAAGCTGCAGGTGGTGGTGTGAAGGCAGCTGCAATTGTTCTGGGGGGGATACTCCTAGGCGGTATTTTCTTAGATAAGGTTGATGCATATTTCCCCGATACCAACCTGCTGAAGGGCCCCGGGCAAAACCATGATAACATGCGGCGCGCTCTAATGTTTACCCTGGCTATTACAGTTCATAATTTCCCTGAAGGGCTGGCCGTAGGCGTAGGTTTCGGTAACGGCGACATCGCCAACGGTATAAGCTTAGCGGTTGCCATTGGCTTGCAGAATATGCCGGAAGGATTAGCTGTAGCTCTTCCTTTGCTCAGAGAAGGCCTTTCCTCAAGAAAAGCATTTTCCATCGCTCTGGCCACTGGTCTGGTGGAACCCATCGGCGGCTTATTGGGAGTGGGACTGGTGCAGATTGCCAATCCCATCCTGCCTTGGGCACTCGCCTTCGCTGCCGGCGCCATGCTCTTTGTCATCAGCCATGAAATCATCCCCGAAACTCAAAAAAACTCTTCTTCAAAGGCAGCCACCCATTCGCTGTTGTTGGGTTTTGTGATTATGATGTTTCTCGATAATGTGTTGGGCTAA
- a CDS encoding hemerythrin domain-containing protein codes for MSWVKHYHDDHMAVMRLLAKLEGNIKEIEMGEKRTHLNLELEEFARVIREVIIPHFKHEETGIYARIAEVSEEERDFINRMLEEHRRLYVAFEDYLSAVDSLDEAKLAAAGKIIIDILAKHIKKEELVIPKIAAKLDIS; via the coding sequence ATGTCTTGGGTGAAACATTATCATGATGACCATATGGCTGTAATGCGCTTATTGGCAAAACTGGAGGGCAATATTAAGGAAATTGAAATGGGGGAAAAGAGAACCCATCTAAATTTAGAGTTAGAAGAGTTTGCCAGAGTGATTCGGGAGGTAATAATACCGCATTTTAAACATGAAGAAACGGGGATTTACGCACGGATTGCCGAGGTAAGCGAAGAAGAACGGGATTTTATTAATAGAATGCTTGAAGAACATCGTCGACTTTATGTTGCTTTCGAGGATTACTTATCTGCCGTGGACTCGCTGGATGAGGCCAAATTGGCTGCGGCTGGTAAAATCATAATAGACATTTTGGCAAAGCATATAAAGAAGGAAGAACTGGTGATCCCTAAGATTGCTGCAAAACTAGACATTAGTTAA
- the aroF gene encoding 3-deoxy-7-phosphoheptulonate synthase: MIVVMQLNATKAEVDSLINRLEVSGFQSHIIKGTNRLVIGAVGFPAAPENPGLERMPGVEKVVPIMQPYKLAGREIKPDDTVINVKGIEIGGRSAVVIAGPCAVESREQLLEAAVAVKKAGASIIRGGAFKPRTSPYSFQGLEEEGLEILKEAGNLTGLPVITEVIDERSAKMACDYADILQVGARNMQNFQLLKLIGQTGKPVMLKRGISATINEWLMAAEYIMAQGNYKIILCERGIRTFETATRNTLDISAIPVVKGLSHLPIMVDPSHASGDWRLVSPLARAGLACGAHGVMVEVHPNPKQALCDGQQSLSIENFKQTMKDLSMFIQ, encoded by the coding sequence ATGATAGTAGTAATGCAGCTTAATGCTACAAAAGCCGAAGTGGACAGTCTTATTAATCGCTTGGAGGTATCCGGTTTCCAAAGCCACATTATTAAGGGAACAAACCGATTGGTGATTGGTGCGGTGGGTTTTCCCGCGGCACCGGAAAATCCGGGTTTGGAGCGAATGCCCGGTGTGGAAAAAGTGGTGCCAATTATGCAGCCATATAAACTAGCTGGTCGGGAAATAAAACCTGACGACACGGTAATAAATGTAAAGGGTATTGAAATAGGCGGACGCTCTGCTGTAGTTATTGCCGGACCCTGTGCGGTGGAGAGTAGAGAGCAGCTTTTGGAAGCTGCAGTAGCAGTGAAGAAGGCAGGGGCAAGTATCATAAGGGGCGGCGCTTTTAAACCAAGAACTTCCCCATATAGCTTTCAGGGTCTGGAAGAAGAAGGTTTAGAGATTTTAAAAGAAGCCGGCAACCTAACTGGTTTGCCGGTAATTACCGAAGTTATTGATGAGCGCAGCGCGAAGATGGCCTGTGATTATGCAGATATCCTCCAGGTCGGTGCGCGCAACATGCAGAACTTCCAGCTGCTTAAATTGATAGGCCAGACCGGTAAGCCGGTAATGCTGAAACGCGGTATTTCAGCTACGATTAATGAATGGCTAATGGCCGCTGAGTATATCATGGCTCAAGGAAATTATAAAATAATTTTGTGCGAACGGGGCATTAGAACTTTCGAAACTGCCACCAGGAATACCCTGGATATCAGTGCCATTCCGGTGGTGAAAGGATTGAGTCACTTGCCGATAATGGTAGACCCCAGTCATGCCAGTGGAGATTGGCGGTTGGTTTCGCCCCTGGCTCGTGCCGGACTTGCCTGCGGAGCTCATGGCGTGATGGTGGAGGTACATCCCAACCCCAAGCAAGCTCTGTGTGACGGGCAGCAGTCTTTAAGTATAGAGAATTTCAAACAGACGATGAAAGACCTGAGCATGTTTATCCAATAG
- a CDS encoding AMP-binding protein, with product MADLVYKTLGDTLDDTAAEFGDRDALVYVETGLRYNYKQFQAVVDEVAKGLMQLGIKKGEHVAIWATNVPEWVVAQFATAKIGAVLVTVNTSYRTHELEYLLRQSDSTTLILIDGFKGTSYVDTVYEICPELAAGEPGGLECKKLPKLKNVIYIGQEKRAGMYTWDDIVNMGGEASDEELQRRQQSLRYDEVINMQYTSGTTGFPKGVMLSHFNILNNAINVAECMGLSNKDKLCIPVPFFHCFGCVMGTLACVANGAAMVPTIEFNPKTVLKAIEQEGCTAVHGVPTMFIAELADPDFSAKDLSTLRTGIMAGAPCPEKVMKQVMEDMGCNEVTIAYGQTESSPVITQTRRTDSIQRRVSSVGRVLPNVEAKIVDQVTGEVLPPGIQGELCTRGYLVMKGYYNMPEETDNAIDDDGWLHTGDLATMDEDGYYTITGRLKDMIIRGGENIYPREIEEFLYINPKILDVQVLGVPDEKYGEQVLACIKKQEDVELSPKEVQEFCQGKIARHKIPYYVMIMDEYPMTASGKIQKFKLRKMAVEELGLADGKAVS from the coding sequence ATGGCTGATTTAGTTTATAAGACATTGGGAGATACATTGGATGATACCGCAGCGGAATTTGGGGATCGAGATGCTTTAGTCTATGTCGAAACGGGACTGCGATACAACTATAAGCAATTTCAGGCTGTAGTTGACGAAGTTGCTAAAGGTTTGATGCAGTTGGGAATTAAAAAAGGTGAGCATGTGGCAATATGGGCGACAAATGTCCCGGAATGGGTCGTAGCTCAGTTTGCCACTGCTAAGATAGGGGCGGTATTGGTAACGGTTAATACCAGCTATCGTACTCATGAACTGGAATACTTGTTACGACAGTCTGACTCAACTACACTTATTCTGATAGACGGTTTTAAAGGTACCAGTTATGTGGATACGGTTTACGAAATTTGCCCTGAACTCGCAGCCGGGGAACCGGGCGGATTAGAATGTAAAAAACTGCCCAAACTAAAAAATGTTATTTACATTGGGCAGGAGAAAAGAGCAGGAATGTACACATGGGATGATATCGTTAATATGGGTGGTGAAGCATCTGACGAGGAACTGCAGAGGCGTCAGCAGAGCCTCCGTTATGACGAGGTAATAAATATGCAGTACACATCAGGCACCACCGGCTTTCCCAAGGGAGTAATGCTGTCTCATTTTAATATCTTAAATAATGCTATAAATGTAGCGGAATGTATGGGTTTATCCAACAAAGATAAACTTTGCATACCGGTACCTTTTTTCCACTGCTTTGGTTGCGTGATGGGTACCCTAGCTTGTGTGGCCAACGGCGCTGCCATGGTTCCCACTATCGAATTTAACCCTAAAACGGTGTTAAAGGCGATTGAACAAGAAGGGTGTACGGCGGTTCATGGTGTTCCCACCATGTTTATAGCCGAGTTGGCTGACCCGGACTTTTCAGCTAAAGATCTTTCAACTTTAAGAACTGGCATTATGGCAGGCGCTCCCTGCCCGGAAAAAGTGATGAAGCAGGTAATGGAGGATATGGGTTGTAATGAGGTAACGATTGCCTACGGACAGACCGAGTCTTCACCGGTAATTACTCAAACTAGGCGAACTGATAGTATCCAGCGTCGGGTTTCTTCAGTGGGCAGAGTGCTGCCTAATGTTGAAGCTAAAATCGTGGACCAGGTGACAGGAGAAGTCTTACCACCGGGAATACAGGGTGAATTATGTACCCGTGGTTATTTGGTGATGAAGGGGTATTATAATATGCCTGAGGAAACAGATAATGCCATTGATGATGATGGCTGGCTGCATACCGGTGACTTGGCCACAATGGATGAAGATGGATATTATACAATAACCGGCAGACTAAAAGATATGATCATTCGCGGGGGCGAAAATATTTATCCTCGGGAAATCGAAGAGTTTCTTTACATTAATCCCAAAATATTAGATGTTCAGGTATTAGGTGTGCCTGACGAGAAGTATGGAGAACAGGTCCTGGCCTGTATCAAAAAACAGGAGGACGTGGAGCTTAGCCCTAAAGAAGTTCAGGAATTTTGCCAAGGCAAAATTGCCCGCCATAAAATTCCCTACTATGTAATGATAATGGACGAGTATCCAATGACCGCTTCAGGCAAAATACAGAAATTTAAGCTTCGAAAAATGGCTGTTGAGGAATTGGGGTTGGCTGATGGCAAGGCAGTAAGCTAA
- a CDS encoding GntR family transcriptional regulator, whose translation MGKSIEKEGWGMEHLCIDQSSGVPIYVQLKEKIKYAIATGVYPPASRLPTVRSLAVALKINVNTVSKVYSELEREGILATKQGRGTFVGEVTVSEKEVKEQKLRQMAEQVQIIAHELGVTPGDLLEMLKKRLV comes from the coding sequence GTGGGTAAATCGATAGAGAAAGAAGGATGGGGTATGGAACACCTGTGCATTGACCAATCCAGCGGTGTGCCGATTTATGTACAGTTAAAGGAAAAAATTAAATATGCTATTGCTACTGGTGTTTATCCGCCGGCGAGCAGACTGCCAACGGTACGCAGTTTGGCAGTGGCTTTGAAGATAAATGTTAACACTGTTAGTAAAGTGTATTCAGAATTAGAACGGGAGGGGATATTGGCGACAAAACAAGGCAGAGGCACTTTTGTAGGAGAGGTAACTGTATCGGAGAAAGAGGTAAAAGAACAGAAACTGAGGCAGATGGCCGAGCAGGTGCAGATTATTGCTCATGAACTGGGAGTAACGCCCGGGGATCTGCTGGAAATGCTGAAGAAGCGCCTAGTTTAA
- a CDS encoding slipin family protein — protein sequence MSPTTPTPEMPEIPGERPDGNLKGAAIAALIIIGGLAVLAGIYTTNLVLIAATTLALILALASVRIAAQWQKVIILRLGKYHNTAGPGMFFLMPFVDSVAYWIDQRVMITCFNAEQTLTKDTVPVDVDAVMFWVVWDPEKAALEVADYKSAVSWASQTALREVIGRTPLAEMLAARESIDEELVKLIDRRTEPWGISVQAVEIRDVVIPTNLQEAMSREAQADRERKARIILGNAELEIASSFAEASKVYMGNNTALQLRAMNILYEGLKEKGALVVVPSSAVETMGLGAVSGLASLAGEQAGNAAGKLPQGEGG from the coding sequence TTGAGTCCGACAACACCTACTCCGGAGATGCCGGAAATTCCAGGTGAAAGACCAGATGGCAATCTGAAGGGAGCAGCTATAGCGGCCCTAATTATCATCGGTGGTTTGGCAGTGCTTGCGGGGATTTATACAACCAATTTAGTGTTAATTGCAGCAACTACATTGGCTCTAATCTTGGCCCTGGCGTCAGTGAGAATTGCGGCCCAATGGCAGAAAGTAATTATACTGCGACTGGGTAAATACCATAATACAGCTGGCCCCGGTATGTTTTTCCTGATGCCTTTTGTGGATTCTGTGGCGTATTGGATTGACCAACGGGTAATGATTACCTGTTTTAATGCAGAGCAGACTTTGACTAAAGATACTGTTCCGGTGGATGTTGATGCTGTCATGTTTTGGGTAGTTTGGGACCCGGAAAAGGCTGCGTTGGAGGTAGCGGATTATAAATCTGCCGTCTCATGGGCTTCTCAAACTGCATTGAGGGAAGTAATTGGGCGAACTCCGCTGGCGGAGATGCTGGCAGCAAGAGAAAGCATTGATGAGGAGTTAGTGAAGTTGATAGATCGGCGGACAGAGCCATGGGGCATTTCGGTGCAAGCAGTGGAAATACGGGATGTGGTTATCCCCACCAACTTACAGGAGGCGATGTCCCGAGAGGCCCAAGCGGACAGGGAACGAAAGGCTAGGATTATTCTTGGTAACGCTGAACTGGAAATTGCTTCAAGCTTTGCCGAGGCATCCAAAGTCTATATGGGTAACAATACTGCTTTGCAGTTAAGGGCTATGAATATTCTCTATGAAGGGTTGAAAGAAAAGGGTGCTTTGGTGGTAGTGCCCAGCAGTGCGGTGGAAACCATGGGGTTAGGGGCTGTTTCCGGTTTAGCTTCATTAGCCGGGGAACAGGCTGGCAATGCAGCAGGGAAGCTGCCTCAGGGGGAAGGAGGCTAG